The genomic segment CGAGGGTGGCGTTGATGGCCTCCTGGGCCATCGCGCGGCCGTAGGGGATCTTGGCCGCGTCGACCACCTCGACGTCGGGGCCGAGTTCGGCGAGCAGTTCCGGCGGCGCGAGACGGTCGGCGACGACCAGGTCGGCGCGGGCCAGCAACCGGCGGCCGCGGACGGTGATCAGGTCCGGATCGCCGGGGCCGCCGCCGACCAGGGCGACGCCGGGTGCGACCGGATCCGAATCACCGGTCACCACACCGGATTGCAAGGCCTCGAGCACTGCCGTGCGCACGGCGGCCGACCGGCGATGACGGCCACCGGCGAGTACGCCGAGGGTCATACCGTCGTAGCGGGCCGTGGCGGGAGTCACGGCGGTACCGAGGCGGGCGATGTCGGCGCGCACGCAGAAGATACGGCGCGCGGTGGCCTCGCCGACGATGGCGGCGTTGGTCTCCGGTTCGTCGGTGCAGGCGATCGCATACCAGGCGCCGTCGAGATCGCCGTCGGCGTAGTCGCGCTGGTCGACGGTGATCTGCCCGGCCGCGGCCATCCCCTCGACGGCCGGGGTGACCGCCCGGCTGATCACGTGCACATCCGCACCGGCGGCGATGAGCAACGGCAGCCGGCGCTGGGCAACGCTACCGCCACCCACGACGATGACCCGGCGCCCGGCGAGATCTATCCCGACCAGGTAATTCGGGTCTCCTGCATGCTGGTCGTCTGGTGTGTTCGGCACGAACAGCGAGATTACGGCGTGCCGCGGCACCGGCCGCACGCACCGTGCGGTCTGCACCGCACCCCCGGGCCCGGCGATCCGGACCACCCCGTCGAATACCACAAGAACACGTTGCAGATGCCGCAAATGTGCCGCGGGGTCCGATCACCGGACAACGGCCGGATCGGCGGCCGATTTCACCGCGCCACCACGTTGAAACACGTTACATTCCTTCCACCGCGTCGCCCGGGCCGTCGACATCCGCCCGAGGCCGCGGCGCATGCCGCGCAGTACGGCGTGCCGAGCGTTCCCGGCGTCGAGGAGGACAATATGGCGGCCGAATCCGATCCAGAATTCGAAACACGGCGGCAGTTGACCACCAGCGAACGCGATCTCGACGATCTCGCCGCGCGGCTCACCGACTGGCTGGCGGACCGGATCCCCGCCGACTCCGCGCCCGTGATCACGGAGGTCAGCCGGCCGCAGTCCAGCGGCCTGTCGAGCACCTCGGTACTGTTCCGGGCGTCGTGGCAGCGCGAGGGCCGCACCGAATCGGGTTCGTACGTCGCGCGGCTCGCCCCGGAGGCCGGATCGTTCCCGGTGTTCCGGCACTACGACCTGGCCGCCCAGTACTCGGTGATGGCCGCGGTCGGGCAGCGCTCCGATGTGCCGGTCCCGCCGCTGTGCTGGCTGGAGACCGACGAATCCGTGCTCGGCACACCGTTTTTCGTGATGGGCCGGGTGGACGGGCGTATCCCCGAGGACAATCCGCCCTACGTGTTCATCGGCTGGCTGTTCGACGCCACCACCGACGAGCGGGCACGACTGGCGCACAACACCATCGACATCATCGCCCGCCTGCACGCCATCCCCGATCCGGAGTCGGCCTTCCCCGCGCTGCGCGCCGGCGGTAGCGGGCTGCGCGCGCACGTCGACGCCACCCGTGCCTGGTACGACTGGGCCCTGGCTGCGGACGGTTATCGAATTCCGTTGCTGGAGAGGGCCTTCGACTGGCTGGAGCAGCACTGGCCGGCCGAGCCCGGACCGGACGTGCTCAGCTGGGGCGATTCCCGGCCCGGCAACATCATCTTCGACGGCTGGGATCCGATCGCGGTCCTGGACTGGGAGATGGCGGCGATCGGGCCCCGCGAACTGGATGTGGCGTGGCTGATCTTCATCCACCGGTTCTTCCAGGATATCGCCACCGGTTTCGATCAGCCCGGTCTGGCCGACTTCCTGCGTCGCGCGGACGTGGTCGGCGACTATGCGGAGATCACCGGATATCACCTGCGGGACATGGACTTCCATCTGGTCTACGCGGCGCTGCGGCACGGCGTCGTGATGGCCAGGATCAAGCGCCGGATGATCCATTTCGGCGAGGACACCGACACCGCCGACCGTGACGACTACATCATGCACCGGGCCGCGCTCGAGGCGCTGCTCGACGGCACCTACGAATGGGATCGACCATGAACTTCCCTGTCCCCCTGGACGAATACCCCATCCACCAGACCCCGCTGTCGCTGGGCCGCGTCGCGAGCAGCGACCGGAACTTCTACGACCGCTGCTATTTCAACGCCCACGACCGCGCCGGCGGCACCATGCTCATCACCGGCTTCGGCATCTATCCGAATCTCGGTGTGCGGGACGCCTACGCGGCGGTCCGCCGCGGCGACACCCAGCACGCGGTCCGGTTCTCCGACGCGCTCACCACGCGCGATCTGGACCAGCGCGTCGGCGGCTACCGCATCGAGGTGCTGGAACCGCTGCAACGCATCCGGATCGTCTGCGAGCACGAGGATCTCGGCTTCGACCTGACCTGGACCGGATCGTTCCCGGCGGTCCAGGAACAGCCGCACCTGATCCTCAACGGCAGTCGGCCGATCATCGAGGCCAGCCGGTTCGCGCAGCTGGGCACCTGGTCCGGCACCCTGGCGGTGGGCGGCACCGACCTGACCGTCACCCCGGATCTGTGGCTCGGCAGCCGCGACCGCTCGTGGGGTATCCGCCCGGTCGGCGAGGCCGAACCGCCGGGACGGGCGGCGGACGAACCGGCCGGCGGCTTCTGGTGGCTGTACGTGCCGCTGCGATTCGAGGATTTCGCGATCGTGGTGATCGTGCAGGAGAATCCGGACGGTTTCCGCACCCTCAACGATGCGGTGCGGATCTGGCCGGACGGCCGGATCGAGCAGCTGGGCTGGCCGCGTGTGCACATCGAATACCGTTCCGGCACCAGGATTCCGGTGGCGGCGCGGCTCGATCTGACCGCGGCCGACGGCAAGCCGCTGGAACTGGAGATCCGCCCGCACACCTTCACCGCGTTGCACATCGGCTGCGGTTACGGCGGCGACCCGGACTGGACACACGGTCAGTGGAAGGGCCGGGACTGGTCGCTGAGCAGCACGTACGACCTCACCGATCCGGCCGTCGCGGGCCGGGTGCCGTGGGGCGTGATCGACCATGTGGCCCAGGCCCGGTGCGGCGACGCCGAGGGCTGGGGGCTTTTCGAACACGCCAGCGTCGGCCGCCACGACCCCACCGGCTTCGCGGACTG from the Nocardia sp. BMG111209 genome contains:
- the cobA gene encoding uroporphyrinogen-III C-methyltransferase — translated: MPNTPDDQHAGDPNYLVGIDLAGRRVIVVGGGSVAQRRLPLLIAAGADVHVISRAVTPAVEGMAAAGQITVDQRDYADGDLDGAWYAIACTDEPETNAAIVGEATARRIFCVRADIARLGTAVTPATARYDGMTLGVLAGGRHRRSAAVRTAVLEALQSGVVTGDSDPVAPGVALVGGGPGDPDLITVRGRRLLARADLVVADRLAPPELLAELGPDVEVVDAAKIPYGRAMAQEAINATLVEGAKAGKFVVRLKGGDPYVFGRGYEELEACVAAGVPVTVVPGVTSAISVPALAGIPVTHRGVTHEFVVVSGHVAPDHPDSLVDWPALARLRGTIVLLMAVERIEQFAAALISGGRPAGTPVTVVQEGSLRTERVLRAELATVAERVRAEGIRPPAIVVIGPTAGFTAGAARPEPSTSGAR
- a CDS encoding phosphotransferase family protein — translated: MAAESDPEFETRRQLTTSERDLDDLAARLTDWLADRIPADSAPVITEVSRPQSSGLSSTSVLFRASWQREGRTESGSYVARLAPEAGSFPVFRHYDLAAQYSVMAAVGQRSDVPVPPLCWLETDESVLGTPFFVMGRVDGRIPEDNPPYVFIGWLFDATTDERARLAHNTIDIIARLHAIPDPESAFPALRAGGSGLRAHVDATRAWYDWALAADGYRIPLLERAFDWLEQHWPAEPGPDVLSWGDSRPGNIIFDGWDPIAVLDWEMAAIGPRELDVAWLIFIHRFFQDIATGFDQPGLADFLRRADVVGDYAEITGYHLRDMDFHLVYAALRHGVVMARIKRRMIHFGEDTDTADRDDYIMHRAALEALLDGTYEWDRP